CAAACCCAAATGCTTTGAGCGACGTTTGCAAAAGTTGCTGGTTTGCATCAAAAAATCTGTTTTTTTCATGCTCATGTCTTACAAATGCCTTGACAACACGGCTACCTAAAAGGTTTTCGCGCATAACAGCGTTTACCCTGTCAATCTTTTTCTGGAGCTCTGAAAACATGGGAAAGCTCTTTTTTATCATAAAGTAGAAAATCAAGATGACAAATGGTATTGCAGTAAACAATACCAAGGAAAGTTTAACGTTTATTGTAAGAGCCATCACAAGCCCGCCAATGAAAAGAAGAGGTGCTCGCACCACAATCCTTAGCATCATCATGACAACATTCTGTATCTGCATAACATCGTTCGTAAGCCTTGTGATGAGAGTCTCAGGTCTGAATCTGTCGACATTTTTAAACGAAAACGCCATCACCTTTCTGAAAAGGTCGCATCTCAAATCATAGGCAAAATTCTGGCTTGCAATGCTCGAAAAAACAACACATCCGCCACCACCAACCATCCCAATTAACGCTGCCAAAATCATCAAAAGACCGGTTTTGAAAATGTATGCCATATCCCCGTTTTTAAGTCCAACATCTATTATTCTCTCCAAAAACCTTGGCTGCATGAGGTCCATCACAACCTCTAAAAGCATAAAAAGCGGAGCTAATACCACTGCCCATGTATACGGTTTTAGATACCTAAAAAGCTTTATCATCCTTTGCATCTTCCTCCTTTTGCGGGCTTGAGCCTATCATCTTCATGACAAGTTTTTTAAGTCTCTTTAGTACATACCACAGCTCTTCAATCTCATCATCAGATAGCTTCTGTAGATGCTTTTTCAAGTTGTGGTTGACCCACTGGGTGTGAAGATAGGTAAGCTCTTTTCCCTTTTGAGTTATCTCAATAATAGATACTCTTCTGTCTGACTCATCCTGGCTTCTTTTGACATACCCTTGCAAAATCAGCTTGTCAATAAGTGGCGTCATGTTCGGAGCAAGAATAGAAAGCCTTTTTGATATCTCGCTTATGGACATTGGTCCAAAATCGTCTAAAATGTGCAGGATGTGTATAAAGCGCGGTGAAAGTCCATATTTTTCGGTAAATTCATCTTTTTTGAGCACATTTTTTGTGAGCATCGGAAATATGGAAAGCATATTATCTGCAATCTGGTTAATTAACTCTTGAGTTATTTGCACTTTGTTATCACTCCTTAAACTTTTGTTTGAAAAAAATTCTGGAAAGTAATATAATAATCAAAAATGCAGGTTTGAACAAATTCCTAAAGAGTTTATTAACTTATGAAAACATAATTTTTTGTCTTTTGCAGTGGGGGATTTATTGAAATTTAAGAAACTATGATTTATACTTTCATAATTATTATACTAACATAACTATCTGCCAGTCAATAAATTTTATCAAGAAGGAGAGAACATCAATGATAGGTCTTGGGACTATTGTAAACGCTGCTGCCGTGATTGTAGGGTCAATTTTGGGGCTTGTGTTAAAGTTTGGAATCCCAGAAAGGTTCAAATCTACAATTATGCAGGCAATATCGCTATCTGTCATCTTCATTGGGACATCAGGTGTGCTTCAGGGCATATTCAAAGTTTTAAATAGCGGCAGAATTGACAGGCAGTACATAATGCTTATGATATTCTCGCTTGTAATTGGCGGACTTGTGGGCGAGATATTGAAAATTGAAGATTTTTTGGACAGGCTGGGCGAAAGAATAAAAAAGATTGTATCGAAGGTGATAAAATCAGAAAATTCTACATTTACAGAAGGGTTTGTCACAGCAAGCCTTGTGTTCTGTGTTGGTGCAATGGCAATTGTAGGATCTTTGGAAGATGGGCTTAATCGCAATTTTAGCATTCTCTTTGCAAAGTCAATATTAGATGGCGTGACCTCTGTGATATTTTCTGCAACACTGGGAATAGGCGTTATGTTTTCAAGCGTTGTTGTGCTTTTATACCAGGGTTCAATCACACTTCTTGCCGGGCTTTTGAAACCTCTTTTGACAGACACTGTGGTGCTTCAAATGTCAATGGTAGGCTCTGTTTTGATATTTGCAATAGGTCTTAATATGCTTGGAGTATCTAAAATTAAAGTAGGCAATCTTCTCCCTGCAATATTTGTGCCTGCTGTCTGGTATGTGGTTAATTTGCTAATTTGAATTTTTTAAACTTTTTGAAACTGGCATGTCTTTACTGATTATTTTTTAGAAATTTCTCAGGAAGCTGAAGACTTTAGAGAAACTCTTTTAGAAATTTTTAAGATAAGGCTGGTAAGATTGAAAGATTCATAAGTACTAAATCTTTATTTTTAAACTTGAAGAATTTACTTAGAAAATTAAAAAAGTTATCATCTTGACCAATTAAAAAAACATATTCTTGATATAAAACGAGAAAAGGGGTATAATTGTTAATAGAAAAGTGTTTTTTCTCAAGTAAGTTTTGTCGGTAACCGGCATCCGACTAATAAAATGCCGGCTCGTAAGTTTTGTCGGTAACCGGCATCCGACTAATAAAATGCCGGCTCGTAAGTTCTCAAAAAAGAGCCCTCATTGTAGAGGGCTCTTATTCTATATATTCTAAAAAAGGGGAAATAATGCGTGAAACCTCAACTCCACTTTTTTTATATTATAAGCGATAAGTTTTTCGAAGATTTTCCAGACCCATATTTGAAAGAAAATAAAGAAGAAAATAGACCAAATTACTATTGTTTTGAAAGTGAAAATGATGAAATATATTGGATGATACCAGTCAGTTCAAAAATAGAAAAATACAAAAAGATTGTTGAACATTATGAATCTCACGGTCGCAAATGTATAAAGGTATTTATTATTGAGATTGCAGGAAGAGAAATAGCTCTTCTAATTCAAGATATGTTTCCTGTAACTGAAGAATACATAGTTCGTGAATTCACCATTAAAAATATTCCTTTAAAACTTCTCGATACTTCTCAAATAAAAGAAATTGAAAAAAGAGCTAAAAAAGCATTGGCACTACTGAGACAAGGGAAAAAGCTTTTGAAAACTCAGCCAAATGTTTTAGAGATTGAAAAAGCATTAAAACAGAAACTCCTCAACAAAGAAAGGGGCTGAGGTAAAGGACAAAGCCTTTGACCAATCCAGCCCCTTCCAAAATCTATTCAAAAAGGAGGAGTCTCATGTTTGCATCTTTTGTTCTTTTCTCGTTTGCCTTTCTACTTAATATTTAACCCAAAATTTTTTAAAAAAGTATAAAGAAATGTTTAAAAATTTGTAAACAATCTTTTAATAAAAACATGACATATGTCACTACAAAAATTTCTTCAATAGTATATTCTAATTATTGAAAGAAAATATATTTAAATACTTAAGAAGGTGATGGGAAATTATGACTGTGCTTGAAATCAAAAACCTTGTAAAAAGATATGGAAATGTTTTAGCACTTGACAACCTGTCACTGACAATCAAAGAAGGTGAAGTTTTCGGACTTTTGGGACCAAATGGTGCAGGCAAAACTACATTTATAAATTGCATACTGGGACTTACTAACATCGACAGAGGCGAAATTTATATATTCGAAAAACCTTTAAACAAAGCTTTAAAAGAGTTAAAATCACAAATTGGAATTGTACCACAGGAAATTTCGCTCTACAGCAACCTAACTGTGTATGAAAACTTAAGCTTTTTTGGTTCGCTTTATAACCTCTCAGGGAAGCTTTTGAAAGAGAGAATAGAGTTTGCTTTAGAGTTTGTTCAGATGCAGGATAGCATCAAAAAACAGGTCAAAAACCTATCTGGCGGGATGAAAAGAAGAATAAACATTGCAGCAGCTCTTCTTAACAGCCCCAAACTTCTTATTATGGATGAGCCAACTGTTGGAATTGACATATACTCAAGAAAACTAATTTTAGAATCTGTCCAAAAACTTGCGCAAAGCGGCATTACAATAATCTATACAACTCACTACATCGAAGAGGTTGATAGAATTTGTACATCTGTTGCGTTCATAAATAAAGGAACAATCATCGAATATGGCTCAAAAGAATTTTTATTAAAAAAACTGTCAGATACAAATATTATCAGGATAAAATTGAGCAAGATTTTAGATGAGGTTCTGACAAAAATCAAAAACTTAGACGGAGTTGAAAGTGTAGCTTTTACTGGAGATGAACTTACAGTTTCTGTTGAAAAGTCAAAAAATCTTATAAAAGAGATTGTCGAAACTTTGTCTCAGGATGGATGTGAAATACTTTCCATATCTTATGAAAAGCCCACAATGGAAAAGCTCTACTTTGCAGTGATGGGCTATACCATAGATGAAAAAGGAGAGATTGTCCATGAGAGCAGCAGTTAAAGCCTTTTTATATACTTTAAAAGAAAATGCTATGAGCATTCCCCTGCTTTCTATAATGCTAATCTTCCCAATCATCTTGATTTTCATACTTGGAACTGCACTGTCTGGATATTTTAAACAAGTTGATATTCCGAAGATGAATATAATCATTGTTGAAGTAAATCTCAAGCCAAGCATTTATGATACTATTTTAAAATACGATAAAACTTTTACTAAGTTATTCAATGCAGAAGTTTTTGCTTCCAAGTCGGCTGCACTGAAAAAGTTTTCATCCTCTAATAAATACGTTGCTGTTGTGACATTCAAAGAGCATCAAAGGAATAACCATTCAAATTATAGTCCTTTTGGGAATTTTGACATTGAAATTACCTCAAAAGGAGGTTCACAAGAAGCTGGATTTGTCAAAGTGTATTTTAATATTTTTGCAAACTACTACAAATTTGCAAGAAGTATTTATTCACCTTCTGACATACCAAAATCAATAAATTTTGAATCTGCATTTTCGGGTCGCTTCCCAAGAGCTCTTGATTACTATGCTGTTGCAATGGTTGTTATGATGGCACTGTACGGCAGTTTTGGTGGTATTGCAGTAATTGAAGAAGAAAGAAAACAAAATACTCTCATAAGGCTTTTTGCATCACCTAAAAATCCGCAAATTATATTTGTTTCAAAAGCTTTTGCCCAGATGGTATTTTTGTATATTCAGCTTTGCTTAATAGTGCTTTTTTCAAAATACATATACCAAGCAAACTGGGGTGAAAATCTTTGGATTATATTCTTACTTCTTTTTATCTACAGCATCTTTGCTATACTTTTTGGAATTTTTATTGCTCTTATCTCTAAAAACTATATACTCTCAAATGTTATAGTTAGCTCATTTGCTGTAATATCTACCTTTTTGGCAGGAGGATATGTAAGAATTGATATCAGCACAAAATTTTTAAGTTTCCTTAGAGACATTCTACCAAACTGTGCTGTACAGTCTGCATTTTTTACCATAATCTACAATCCAAGTGAAATAACACATGTCAAAAATGTTTTTGTATATCTTTTTCTTCTTTGTTTGATTATTGTTCTTACTAGCATACTTTTAATGAGGAAGGTGAAACTATGGCAGTTTTCAAGATAAATATAAAACGCCTTTTGAAAGACAAATTCAATCTATTTTTGATGATTATACTTCCTTCAATTGCAGTTGCTCTTTCAACCTTTTTTACATTAAGCGTTGAATCTTCTTATAAAATTGGAATTATTACAGACAAAGAAAAAAGCAAGGTTGTAAAACTAATTGAAAAAGAGCTCAAAAAATGTTTTGATGTTAAAACCTTTGACCCTACCAAATCAATTGTAAGCCAGATGGTTCAAAGCGGTATTGACTGTGTTGTTGTTTTAAAGAACAAGTCAGTTGATGATATTATTAATGAAAAACAGAAAAATATAAAAATATATACATTTGGAAAGTCTGAAACTCATGTTATTTTAAAGGAATATCTAAACAGTGTACTCAAAATATTTATTTCTCAAAAGCGAATACACAACTCTTATTTTTTAGAACCTTCAAAGTATATTTTTGAGCATTCTCCAATTGTATTAAATAAAATTTTGCATCAGCAGTCAAAATCTCTTTCAATTGCTTTTGCCTCAGGATTTTTTGTAATGTCTCTGTTTTGGCTTGCACTTAATGCTTCTAATATAATATTAAAAGATTATCAAGAAAGAGTTATTCTGCGAATTTTATGCTCACCAATTTCAAAGCAAAGCTATATTCTGCAATCTATCTTGAGCATATTTTCCATTACATTTTTACAGCTAATCTTTTTTGTGCTGCTATGTTCGTATGCATTTAGAC
The sequence above is drawn from the Caldicellulosiruptor bescii DSM 6725 genome and encodes:
- a CDS encoding MarR family winged helix-turn-helix transcriptional regulator, with the translated sequence MQITQELINQIADNMLSIFPMLTKNVLKKDEFTEKYGLSPRFIHILHILDDFGPMSISEISKRLSILAPNMTPLIDKLILQGYVKRSQDESDRRVSIIEITQKGKELTYLHTQWVNHNLKKHLQKLSDDEIEELWYVLKRLKKLVMKMIGSSPQKEEDAKDDKAF
- a CDS encoding DUF554 domain-containing protein, translated to MIGLGTIVNAAAVIVGSILGLVLKFGIPERFKSTIMQAISLSVIFIGTSGVLQGIFKVLNSGRIDRQYIMLMIFSLVIGGLVGEILKIEDFLDRLGERIKKIVSKVIKSENSTFTEGFVTASLVFCVGAMAIVGSLEDGLNRNFSILFAKSILDGVTSVIFSATLGIGVMFSSVVVLLYQGSITLLAGLLKPLLTDTVVLQMSMVGSVLIFAIGLNMLGVSKIKVGNLLPAIFVPAVWYVVNLLI
- the cptIN gene encoding type III toxin-antitoxin system CptIN family toxin gives rise to the protein MKPQLHFFYIISDKFFEDFPDPYLKENKEENRPNYYCFESENDEIYWMIPVSSKIEKYKKIVEHYESHGRKCIKVFIIEIAGREIALLIQDMFPVTEEYIVREFTIKNIPLKLLDTSQIKEIEKRAKKALALLRQGKKLLKTQPNVLEIEKALKQKLLNKERG
- a CDS encoding ABC transporter ATP-binding protein, with amino-acid sequence MTVLEIKNLVKRYGNVLALDNLSLTIKEGEVFGLLGPNGAGKTTFINCILGLTNIDRGEIYIFEKPLNKALKELKSQIGIVPQEISLYSNLTVYENLSFFGSLYNLSGKLLKERIEFALEFVQMQDSIKKQVKNLSGGMKRRINIAAALLNSPKLLIMDEPTVGIDIYSRKLILESVQKLAQSGITIIYTTHYIEEVDRICTSVAFINKGTIIEYGSKEFLLKKLSDTNIIRIKLSKILDEVLTKIKNLDGVESVAFTGDELTVSVEKSKNLIKEIVETLSQDGCEILSISYEKPTMEKLYFAVMGYTIDEKGEIVHESSS
- a CDS encoding ABC transporter permease, whose protein sequence is MRAAVKAFLYTLKENAMSIPLLSIMLIFPIILIFILGTALSGYFKQVDIPKMNIIIVEVNLKPSIYDTILKYDKTFTKLFNAEVFASKSAALKKFSSSNKYVAVVTFKEHQRNNHSNYSPFGNFDIEITSKGGSQEAGFVKVYFNIFANYYKFARSIYSPSDIPKSINFESAFSGRFPRALDYYAVAMVVMMALYGSFGGIAVIEEERKQNTLIRLFASPKNPQIIFVSKAFAQMVFLYIQLCLIVLFSKYIYQANWGENLWIIFLLLFIYSIFAILFGIFIALISKNYILSNVIVSSFAVISTFLAGGYVRIDISTKFLSFLRDILPNCAVQSAFFTIIYNPSEITHVKNVFVYLFLLCLIIVLTSILLMRKVKLWQFSR
- a CDS encoding ABC transporter permease → MAVFKINIKRLLKDKFNLFLMIILPSIAVALSTFFTLSVESSYKIGIITDKEKSKVVKLIEKELKKCFDVKTFDPTKSIVSQMVQSGIDCVVVLKNKSVDDIINEKQKNIKIYTFGKSETHVILKEYLNSVLKIFISQKRIHNSYFLEPSKYIFEHSPIVLNKILHQQSKSLSIAFASGFFVMSLFWLALNASNIILKDYQERVILRILCSPISKQSYILQSILSIFSITFLQLIFFVLLCSYAFRLTFGTNILIVISVLSICSFMFVAFAVMFISIVNDMRKLASLNSMVVTITIMCMLGGCYWPLSIMPKFLQKIALFFPTTYAVNLTKNVLTGKSIESMMVDIAQVAAFCLFFTLVGIKQLSKNVMSKL